The Acaryochloris thomasi RCC1774 genome contains a region encoding:
- a CDS encoding TIGR00266 family protein, whose amino-acid sequence MTTWYFSYGADRIGPLEEQQAIAQAQQNPNGHCWKQGFTDWLPIGQVPELNPSARAMPSTPPPPTPGTDHEIDYKLYGEDMQFVEIELDPGESAIAEAGAMMYKDASVQLETIFGDGSNKAAGGGLMDKLVGAGKRLVTGESLFTTVFTHTGRGKAHVAFAAPYPGTIIPAKLSDYGGRLICQKDSFLCAAKGVQIGIHFQKKILTGLFGGEGFIMQKLEGNGMTFLHAGGTIVERELKAGETLHVDTGCLVALTDSVNYTIEQVGSIKSALFAGEGLFLVHLTGPGKIWLQSLPFSRMAGRMLAASPERGGRRGEGSELGAIGALGALGNLLDGD is encoded by the coding sequence ATGACGACTTGGTATTTCAGTTACGGTGCAGACCGGATTGGCCCTCTAGAAGAGCAGCAAGCCATTGCTCAAGCCCAACAAAATCCCAACGGCCACTGCTGGAAACAGGGATTCACCGACTGGCTCCCCATTGGGCAAGTGCCTGAACTTAATCCGAGCGCACGCGCGATGCCCTCGACTCCGCCGCCGCCGACCCCAGGGACGGATCATGAAATTGACTACAAGCTCTACGGCGAAGATATGCAGTTCGTTGAGATTGAGTTAGACCCGGGGGAAAGTGCGATCGCAGAAGCCGGAGCCATGATGTATAAAGATGCATCGGTTCAGCTTGAGACGATCTTTGGTGACGGCTCCAACAAAGCAGCAGGCGGTGGCTTAATGGATAAGCTCGTCGGAGCCGGTAAGCGCCTCGTCACTGGTGAGAGTCTATTCACCACCGTCTTTACCCACACAGGTCGAGGCAAAGCCCACGTTGCGTTCGCTGCACCCTACCCCGGAACCATTATCCCAGCGAAGCTCAGCGACTATGGCGGACGGCTGATCTGTCAAAAAGACAGCTTTCTTTGTGCAGCTAAAGGTGTCCAGATTGGCATCCATTTTCAGAAAAAGATTCTCACGGGCTTGTTCGGCGGCGAGGGCTTCATCATGCAAAAGCTTGAGGGCAATGGCATGACGTTCTTACATGCAGGCGGCACTATCGTTGAACGAGAGTTGAAAGCCGGTGAAACGCTCCACGTCGATACCGGCTGTCTTGTGGCCCTGACCGATTCAGTGAACTACACCATCGAGCAGGTGGGCAGTATCAAGTCAGCGCTTTTTGCTGGAGAAGGCTTATTCTTAGTCCATCTCACCGGACCGGGCAAAATCTGGCTACAGTCTTTGCCCTTCTCGCGGATGGCAGGCCGGATGTTAGCCGCATCGCCGGAGCGCGGTGGCCGCCGTGGCGAAGGATCAGAGCTGGGGGCTATTGGGGCGCTGGGAGCCTTGGGCAATCTCTTAGACGGAGATTAA
- a CDS encoding 1-acyl-sn-glycerol-3-phosphate acyltransferase yields MPQPVRKVQPPLKFLPQRLDPLVIRVVKFLLPAWMRYKLSIASIQTENTEVLVELYQKFQADKVRMLLTFRHPGTADPFVMAYLLWYAVPKAARRMGVKFKEPVRSHFMYDRGIPLWAGEFVTWLFPRLGGTPIFRGKADRQGLKAARDLMANGVIPLSLAPEGGANEHSEMVGSLEPGAAQLGFWCADDLHKANRPESVYVVPIGIQYSYRDLSWSPLEDLLTEMETTAGISPEMSIPKGHLADAQADALYGRLLRLSDHLLEIMEGFYARYYHRTFPEIATAEPEVNGCHRNQYLTKRLKSRLEVVLQVAEEYFGLEPKGSLSDRCRKIEQAGWSHIYRDIEELSPLEQGLADWTAEEASLKLNHMRIVERLSSVTGHYILQKPSIDRFAETILIVWKIVEHLKGGDPHSPPDLGLKSLRITVGKPLSVTERFPTYQKDRRHARQEVEALTRELQTSLEEMIV; encoded by the coding sequence TTGCCGCAGCCCGTCCGTAAAGTTCAGCCGCCTCTCAAATTTCTGCCGCAAAGGCTGGATCCGCTGGTCATTAGGGTCGTTAAGTTCTTGCTCCCGGCATGGATGCGATACAAGCTCTCCATTGCCTCAATTCAGACAGAGAATACTGAAGTCTTAGTAGAGCTTTATCAGAAATTTCAGGCCGATAAGGTCAGGATGCTGCTAACGTTTCGGCATCCGGGTACGGCAGATCCGTTTGTGATGGCTTATTTGCTGTGGTATGCGGTCCCCAAAGCAGCAAGGCGAATGGGCGTCAAGTTTAAAGAACCGGTCCGTAGTCATTTCATGTACGACCGAGGGATTCCTCTGTGGGCGGGGGAATTTGTGACTTGGCTGTTCCCTCGGCTGGGCGGCACCCCCATTTTTCGGGGTAAGGCCGATCGCCAGGGATTGAAGGCGGCGAGAGATTTAATGGCCAACGGCGTGATTCCGCTTTCATTAGCGCCCGAGGGCGGCGCAAATGAGCATAGTGAGATGGTAGGCTCGCTAGAGCCTGGTGCCGCTCAGCTTGGGTTTTGGTGTGCGGATGATTTGCACAAGGCAAACCGGCCTGAGTCTGTCTACGTTGTCCCAATCGGGATTCAGTATTCCTATCGGGATCTGTCCTGGTCACCACTCGAAGATCTGCTGACTGAAATGGAGACGACAGCAGGTATTTCTCCAGAGATGAGCATACCGAAGGGACATCTTGCCGATGCGCAGGCGGATGCACTTTATGGTCGGTTGTTGCGCTTAAGCGATCATCTCTTAGAGATCATGGAGGGCTTCTATGCCCGCTACTACCATCGCACCTTCCCTGAGATAGCGACGGCTGAGCCAGAAGTGAACGGCTGCCATCGCAATCAGTATTTGACGAAGCGTCTAAAATCTCGTTTAGAGGTGGTGCTACAGGTCGCGGAAGAGTACTTTGGGCTAGAGCCTAAAGGTAGCCTATCTGATCGCTGCCGAAAGATTGAGCAGGCCGGTTGGTCACACATTTATCGAGATATCGAGGAACTTTCACCCTTGGAGCAGGGCTTAGCGGACTGGACAGCAGAGGAGGCCAGCCTCAAGCTCAACCACATGAGAATTGTGGAGCGACTGTCTTCGGTTACGGGCCACTATATTTTGCAGAAGCCCAGCATTGATCGGTTTGCAGAGACCATTCTAATTGTCTGGAAGATTGTTGAACATCTAAAGGGTGGCGATCCCCACAGTCCGCCAGATTTGGGTCTCAAGTCACTACGCATTACGGTGGGTAAACCGCTATCGGTGACAGAACGATTCCCGACCTATCAAAAAGACCGTCGCCACGCCCGTCAAGAAGTTGAAGCGCTGACGCGAGAACTGCAGACGTCTTTAGAAGAGATGATTGTTTAG
- a CDS encoding type I polyketide synthase: protein MDSHDQSLSPTKRALQAIQLLQAKVEALEKARDQPIAVIGLGCRFPGASNPSEFWELLQGGKDAISEIPRDRWDINRYYSPDPGSPGKMTTRYGGFVSDLLDFDAKFFRVSPREAMSLDPQQRLLLEVSWEALENAGLAPDSLADRQVGVFVGISAIDYWHQLLKRDADDIDAYLITGNTHSVASGRISYLLGLTGPSLSVDTACSSSLSAMHLACQSLRHDECSVAIAGGVNGILNPEATINFSKAQMLSADGRCKSFDQAADGFGRAEGCGVVVLRRLSDAVADGDNIRAVILGSALNHTGRTSGLTVPKGPAQQQVIRDAIATTKLTPSQISYIEAHGTGTALGDPIELGALREVFGPHRSEPLLVGSVKTNIGHLEAASGMAGLIKVVLSLQHSAIPANLHFKTPTPHFDWSQPLQVPTQLTPWPSSDSPRTAGVSAFGFNGTNAHLIVSEPPDISISQVPPLPYQLLTLSARSALALQQLINRYINFLKHRPQLSSLGELCWTANTGRSHFPHRLAVIAASVSELQKHLLAVSQGTTPTGVIQGQGNNASTSTVQLSHQQIQVSGLSNKVQKIPLPPPSEQWLLVLKALAEQYVMGASIHWQTSGFQPYRKIELPTYPFQRQHYGL, encoded by the coding sequence ATGGATTCTCACGATCAATCCCTATCCCCCACGAAACGAGCGCTCCAGGCGATCCAACTTTTACAGGCCAAGGTGGAGGCGTTGGAAAAAGCTAGGGATCAGCCTATTGCTGTTATTGGTCTTGGCTGCCGCTTCCCCGGAGCCAGTAATCCTTCTGAATTCTGGGAACTCCTTCAAGGTGGCAAGGATGCCATTTCAGAAATTCCCCGCGATCGATGGGATATCAATCGCTACTACAGTCCTGATCCCGGCAGCCCTGGCAAAATGACCACCCGTTATGGTGGGTTTGTCTCAGATCTCTTGGACTTCGACGCCAAGTTCTTCCGGGTTTCCCCCCGAGAAGCAATGAGTTTAGACCCCCAGCAGCGACTGCTCCTAGAAGTCAGTTGGGAAGCTCTAGAGAATGCGGGATTGGCGCCCGACTCACTGGCAGACCGTCAGGTCGGTGTCTTTGTTGGCATCAGCGCTATTGACTACTGGCACCAGCTTCTCAAGCGCGATGCTGACGATATTGATGCTTATTTAATTACCGGCAATACCCATAGCGTGGCCTCCGGTCGCATTTCTTATCTCCTAGGGCTGACGGGACCGAGTTTGTCTGTTGATACGGCCTGCTCCTCTTCGCTGAGCGCGATGCATCTGGCTTGTCAAAGCCTACGTCATGACGAGTGCAGCGTTGCGATTGCGGGTGGGGTGAATGGCATTCTCAATCCAGAGGCCACGATCAACTTTTCCAAGGCCCAAATGTTGTCCGCCGATGGGCGCTGTAAGTCTTTTGATCAAGCGGCGGATGGTTTTGGTCGGGCTGAGGGATGTGGTGTCGTAGTGCTCAGGCGACTCAGCGATGCCGTTGCCGATGGCGACAATATCCGGGCGGTGATTTTAGGATCAGCGCTCAACCATACGGGGCGCACCAGTGGTTTGACGGTGCCCAAGGGACCGGCTCAGCAACAGGTGATTAGAGATGCGATCGCAACCACTAAACTCACCCCCAGCCAGATCAGCTACATTGAAGCCCACGGCACCGGCACTGCTCTGGGCGACCCCATCGAACTCGGAGCCTTGCGCGAAGTCTTTGGTCCGCATCGCAGTGAACCGCTCCTCGTTGGATCGGTCAAGACCAACATTGGCCATCTCGAAGCCGCCTCCGGTATGGCCGGATTGATTAAGGTGGTTCTGTCCCTGCAGCACAGCGCGATTCCCGCCAACCTTCACTTCAAAACGCCGACCCCTCACTTTGACTGGAGCCAGCCGCTGCAGGTACCTACGCAGTTGACCCCCTGGCCCTCTTCCGACTCGCCACGGACTGCCGGAGTGAGTGCCTTTGGCTTCAACGGTACCAATGCCCATCTGATCGTCTCCGAGCCACCCGATATCTCCATCTCCCAGGTGCCTCCTCTTCCCTATCAGCTCCTCACCCTCTCTGCCCGCAGCGCCCTTGCCCTACAGCAGCTTATCAATCGCTATATCAACTTTCTCAAGCATCGACCCCAGCTTTCCTCGCTGGGTGAATTGTGCTGGACCGCGAATACCGGACGATCTCATTTTCCCCACCGCTTAGCTGTCATTGCCGCCTCAGTCTCAGAGCTGCAAAAGCATTTGCTGGCCGTCAGTCAAGGCACAACTCCCACGGGCGTGATTCAGGGACAGGGGAACAATGCGAGCACTTCCACAGTCCAATTGAGCCATCAACAGATCCAAGTCTCTGGACTCTCAAACAAGGTGCAGAAGATTCCACTACCGCCGCCCTCTGAGCAGTGGTTGCTTGTTTTGAAGGCTCTTGCTGAGCAGTATGTGATGGGTGCTTCTATCCATTGGCAGACGTCAGGGTTTCAACCGTATCGTAAAATTGAGTTGCCGACCTATCCCTTTCAGAGACAGCATTACGGCCTGTGA
- a CDS encoding TIGR03792 family protein produces MALKLRKSFVLMGSASIWLMIVGVARPVSGEQKPGTDGSQVVQSTSRQNSDSSIAVEWLRIKVDPARRQEYLQKDAEIWTPALKRYPGFIDKTVWLNPDNNAEIIIVVRWASREQWFSIPKADLEAIQAQFDQAFPFEHRIKEVQEYQAL; encoded by the coding sequence ATGGCTTTAAAGCTCAGAAAATCCTTTGTTCTCATGGGTTCCGCCAGCATTTGGCTGATGATTGTTGGCGTTGCTCGGCCCGTGAGTGGAGAACAGAAACCAGGCACAGATGGCTCTCAGGTTGTTCAGTCTACATCGCGCCAAAATTCTGATTCATCCATTGCTGTTGAGTGGTTAAGAATCAAGGTTGATCCGGCACGGCGGCAGGAGTATTTACAGAAAGATGCTGAGATCTGGACGCCAGCGCTCAAGCGTTATCCAGGATTTATCGATAAAACGGTCTGGCTCAATCCCGATAACAATGCGGAGATTATCATCGTGGTGCGCTGGGCATCGCGGGAGCAGTGGTTTTCAATCCCCAAGGCTGATTTGGAAGCTATTCAGGCGCAGTTTGATCAAGCCTTCCCCTTTGAACACCGCATCAAGGAAGTGCAGGAATATCAGGCTTTATAG
- the psbP gene encoding photosystem II reaction center PsbP, with product MFKRIAAIAIVMLMLTGCVSPDAGLKSFSDNIDGYNFLYPNGWVSVQVSGGADVVYRDLIEETENVSVVVSPVSGERNLTDLGDPTAVANGILNAVIAPPDSGVKASLVSAASREEEDKTYYKLDYKVELPIGNRHNLSSVVVRRGKLFTLNISAPEARWETVEPLFQEVVDSFSVY from the coding sequence ATGTTTAAACGGATTGCTGCGATCGCAATAGTCATGCTCATGCTGACGGGCTGTGTCAGTCCCGATGCGGGTTTGAAAAGTTTTTCAGACAACATTGACGGCTACAACTTTCTCTACCCCAATGGCTGGGTGTCAGTGCAGGTGTCAGGAGGGGCTGATGTTGTCTATCGTGATCTCATTGAAGAGACAGAGAATGTCAGCGTCGTCGTTAGTCCGGTTTCTGGAGAGCGCAACTTAACCGATTTGGGTGACCCTACTGCAGTCGCTAACGGTATTCTGAATGCCGTCATCGCTCCACCCGATTCAGGTGTTAAAGCCTCTCTGGTCTCAGCAGCCTCTCGCGAAGAGGAAGACAAGACTTATTACAAGCTGGATTACAAGGTAGAGCTACCCATCGGCAATCGCCATAACCTATCGAGCGTTGTCGTGCGTCGGGGTAAGCTATTCACCCTGAATATCTCAGCTCCAGAGGCGCGTTGGGAAACAGTGGAACCTCTCTTTCAGGAAGTGGTCGATTCATTCTCGGTGTACTAA
- a CDS encoding RibD family protein yields the protein MNRPLLDRPYATVVFAMSADGKIAADDAQPSFGSDADYKHLECQVAAADAVLVGAGTMRAGGSAMRVQDSELIQARQQEGKSEQPAQIVCTRSGKIDSDLPFFSQAVPRWLLTTQKGAQKWQENSHFDQVLIHETSEQSVDWQPAFKQLKALGVEKLAVLGGGAIVAALLKAGLIDEFHLTVCPLFLGGAERPTPVGGPGFSEDDAPKLTLLKLQQVEQEIFLHYKVEH from the coding sequence ATGAACCGTCCGCTCCTTGATCGACCCTACGCAACCGTTGTCTTTGCCATGAGTGCCGATGGCAAGATTGCCGCTGACGATGCCCAGCCGTCTTTCGGCTCGGATGCTGACTATAAACATCTCGAATGTCAGGTGGCAGCGGCTGATGCCGTTTTAGTCGGTGCTGGCACGATGCGAGCGGGTGGCTCTGCCATGCGAGTGCAGGATTCTGAACTGATTCAGGCTCGACAGCAAGAGGGTAAATCAGAGCAGCCTGCGCAAATTGTCTGCACTCGCTCAGGCAAGATTGATTCTGACTTGCCATTTTTTAGCCAAGCCGTTCCTCGTTGGCTGCTGACGACACAGAAGGGCGCTCAGAAATGGCAAGAAAACTCTCATTTTGATCAAGTTCTGATCCACGAGACTTCAGAACAGTCGGTGGATTGGCAACCTGCTTTCAAGCAACTTAAGGCGCTGGGTGTCGAGAAATTAGCGGTTCTAGGTGGCGGCGCAATTGTGGCAGCCCTGCTAAAAGCCGGACTGATTGACGAATTTCATCTAACCGTTTGCCCTTTGTTCTTAGGTGGGGCAGAGCGGCCTACACCTGTCGGAGGGCCAGGTTTTTCAGAGGACGATGCGCCTAAATTGACGCTACTGAAGCTACAGCAGGTTGAGCAGGAGATTTTCTTGCATTACAAAGTAGAACATTGA
- a CDS encoding GNAT family N-acetyltransferase — translation MVNQVQLSLAWVDKIRDISQAEWDALALPLATPFLEWQWLNNLETSGSATSKTGWLPNHLTVWRDRNLIAAAPLYIKGHSYGEFVFDHQWADLSHRLGVNYYPKLLGMTPFTPAEGYRFLIAPGEDEELLTGLMVEAIDQFCDRNQLSGCNFLFVDPEWRPVIERHGFTSWLHHSYIWQNQDFGCFDDYLGVFNANQRRNIKRERKAVSKAELKLQTFTGDAIPTELYKLMHHFYRDTCEKFMWGSKYLTQRFFEQLEESYRDRILFVAAYDIQGIQQQPVGMSFCLTKGDQLYGRYWGAFQDIDCLHFDACYYTPIEWAIDNGIRRFDPGAGGRHKKRRGFKATPNHSVHKFYNPRLQRILLNYIGEVNEMEQQEIDHINQDLPLKS, via the coding sequence ATGGTCAATCAAGTGCAGCTCTCTCTGGCCTGGGTCGATAAGATCCGTGATATTTCGCAGGCAGAATGGGATGCGCTGGCGCTGCCTCTGGCGACTCCGTTTCTGGAGTGGCAGTGGCTCAATAATTTAGAAACGTCCGGTAGTGCGACGTCGAAGACCGGCTGGCTACCGAATCACCTAACCGTGTGGCGAGACCGCAACCTGATCGCGGCGGCCCCGCTTTATATCAAGGGCCACAGCTATGGCGAATTTGTTTTCGATCATCAATGGGCGGATCTATCGCATCGGTTAGGGGTCAATTACTATCCCAAGCTTTTGGGCATGACACCCTTCACTCCGGCAGAGGGCTATCGGTTTTTAATCGCGCCGGGTGAAGATGAGGAGCTACTAACGGGGCTGATGGTGGAGGCGATTGATCAGTTTTGCGATCGCAACCAGCTCTCCGGCTGCAATTTTCTCTTTGTTGACCCGGAGTGGCGTCCTGTCATCGAACGCCACGGTTTTACAAGCTGGCTCCACCACAGCTATATCTGGCAGAATCAAGACTTTGGCTGCTTTGACGATTATCTAGGGGTTTTCAACGCCAACCAACGCCGCAACATTAAACGAGAGCGTAAAGCCGTTAGTAAGGCCGAACTCAAGCTCCAGACCTTTACTGGAGATGCGATACCCACAGAGCTTTATAAGCTCATGCACCACTTTTATCGCGATACCTGCGAGAAGTTTATGTGGGGCAGCAAGTATCTGACACAACGCTTTTTTGAACAGCTTGAAGAGAGTTATCGCGATCGCATCCTCTTCGTTGCTGCTTACGATATACAAGGTATACAACAACAGCCAGTGGGCATGTCCTTTTGTTTAACTAAGGGCGATCAGCTCTATGGCCGCTACTGGGGGGCCTTTCAAGATATTGACTGCCTCCATTTTGATGCCTGCTACTATACGCCGATTGAATGGGCGATTGACAACGGCATTCGTCGATTTGATCCAGGGGCGGGGGGACGCCACAAAAAGCGACGGGGGTTCAAAGCTACACCCAATCACAGCGTCCATAAGTTCTACAATCCTCGGCTACAGCGGATTTTGCTGAACTATATTGGCGAAGTGAATGAAATGGAGCAGCAAGAGATTGATCACATCAACCAAGATCTGCCGCTCAAGTCGTAG
- a CDS encoding NAD-dependent epimerase/dehydratase family protein → MKIVVLGGDGFCGWPTALHLSNLGHDIVIVDNLSRRNIDNELEVYSLTPISSMTVRLQAWKEVSGKTLEFRNFDIAKEYDQLLNLFTTERPDAVVHFAEQRAAPYSMKSSKHKRYTVDNNLNATNNVLCAVVESGLDIHVVHLGTMGVYGYGTAGMKIPEGYLDIQVVTDTGAVITKEILHPANPGSIYHMTKTQDQLFFAYYNKNDQVRVTDLHQGIVWGTNTAETKKDERLVNRFDYDGDYGTVLNRFLMQAAIGYPLTVHGTGGQTRAFIHIQDTVRCVQLAIENPPPVGDRVQILNQMTETHRVRALAELVSKITGAEIEYLENPRNEAAENELYVDNQCFLDLGLEPTKLNEGLLKEVTEVAAKYVDRCDRNKILCTSKWRQKK, encoded by the coding sequence ATGAAGATTGTTGTTTTGGGTGGTGATGGTTTTTGCGGTTGGCCGACGGCGCTGCATCTATCAAACCTTGGACACGACATTGTCATTGTCGATAACTTGTCGAGACGCAACATCGACAACGAGTTAGAAGTTTACTCTCTAACCCCCATTAGCTCTATGACAGTGCGCCTGCAGGCTTGGAAAGAGGTCTCAGGCAAAACACTGGAGTTTCGGAATTTTGATATTGCTAAGGAGTACGATCAGCTCCTGAATCTGTTTACGACTGAGCGACCTGATGCGGTGGTGCATTTTGCCGAACAACGAGCGGCTCCCTACTCCATGAAGTCGTCTAAGCACAAGCGCTATACCGTTGATAATAATCTCAATGCCACAAATAACGTTCTCTGTGCGGTGGTGGAGTCAGGACTCGATATCCATGTGGTTCATCTGGGTACGATGGGGGTCTACGGCTACGGCACGGCGGGGATGAAGATTCCCGAAGGCTATCTCGATATTCAGGTGGTGACGGATACTGGAGCGGTGATTACAAAGGAGATTCTGCATCCGGCGAATCCAGGCAGTATTTACCACATGACCAAAACTCAGGATCAGCTTTTCTTTGCTTACTACAATAAGAATGATCAGGTTCGCGTCACGGATCTGCATCAGGGTATTGTTTGGGGCACGAATACGGCTGAAACGAAGAAGGATGAGCGGCTGGTTAATCGATTTGACTATGATGGCGATTATGGAACAGTCCTCAATCGCTTTTTGATGCAGGCGGCGATTGGTTACCCTTTGACCGTTCACGGCACTGGGGGACAAACCCGTGCTTTTATTCACATTCAAGATACGGTGCGGTGCGTGCAGTTGGCGATTGAGAATCCGCCGCCGGTTGGGGATCGGGTCCAGATTCTAAATCAGATGACGGAGACTCACCGGGTCCGGGCTTTGGCTGAGCTTGTTTCTAAGATTACCGGAGCTGAGATTGAGTATTTAGAGAATCCTAGAAATGAAGCGGCTGAGAATGAGCTGTATGTAGATAATCAGTGCTTTTTAGATCTAGGGCTAGAGCCCACGAAGCTTAATGAAGGGCTGCTTAAAGAAGTAACTGAGGTGGCGGCGAAGTATGTGGATCGTTGCGATCGCAACAAGATCCTCTGCACCTCAAAATGGCGTCAGAAGAAGTAG
- a CDS encoding DUF4129 domain-containing protein — translation MQLMSIILGALTPIERSRWQFKSLRRQIAERGELQLRRLLDWLQGSDSTFQDAPDWLGPLLMWLLRAAAVVIVCSLLYWGIKAVISLFNRRRRRQSSITATQQTSIETQTLQDWLAQAAAAQSQQDYATACRALYMALLVQLEKTEWLAQNPALTDQEYLRRLDSLWVLYPQAAELPQAWSQLFQTHELICYGAQDASLERFQRCQQAYQRLASELAPCRPVVP, via the coding sequence ATGCAATTAATGTCGATCATTCTCGGTGCCCTCACTCCCATTGAACGGTCAAGATGGCAGTTTAAAAGTCTTAGGCGACAAATCGCAGAAAGAGGTGAGCTACAACTCAGGCGGCTATTGGATTGGCTGCAAGGTTCAGATTCAACGTTTCAAGACGCACCTGACTGGCTAGGCCCGTTACTAATGTGGCTCCTTCGAGCGGCTGCAGTTGTAATCGTCTGCAGTCTTCTTTACTGGGGCATTAAGGCCGTTATCAGTCTATTCAATCGACGAAGGCGTCGGCAGTCCTCTATCACCGCAACTCAGCAGACCTCAATAGAAACTCAAACGCTGCAAGATTGGCTCGCGCAAGCGGCAGCAGCCCAATCACAGCAAGATTACGCCACTGCTTGCCGTGCCCTCTACATGGCCCTTTTGGTTCAGCTCGAAAAGACGGAGTGGCTTGCTCAGAATCCAGCCCTAACGGATCAAGAATATCTCCGCCGATTAGACTCGCTTTGGGTCCTATATCCTCAGGCCGCAGAGCTACCTCAAGCCTGGAGTCAGCTTTTTCAAACCCACGAGCTGATTTGCTACGGTGCTCAAGATGCATCACTTGAGCGGTTTCAACGCTGTCAGCAAGCTTATCAGCGACTAGCCTCTGAATTGGCGCCCTGTCGTCCGGTGGTGCCGTAA
- the panD gene encoding aspartate 1-decarboxylase, producing the protein MQRTLLATKIHNCTLTAANIAYVGSISIDSVLLEAAGMVPYEQVHVVNVNNGERLITYTIPAVAHSGAIELNGAAARLGAPGDRIIIMAYAQFSTQELDGFSPTVVFVDHDNQITEVRPAQHERSKALCAT; encoded by the coding sequence ATGCAGCGTACCCTCCTCGCCACCAAGATTCACAACTGCACCCTCACGGCAGCTAATATTGCCTACGTTGGCAGCATTAGCATTGATTCCGTGCTGCTAGAGGCCGCGGGAATGGTGCCCTATGAACAAGTGCATGTCGTCAACGTTAATAACGGTGAGCGGCTGATTACCTATACGATTCCGGCTGTTGCTCATTCAGGTGCCATTGAGCTAAATGGAGCTGCAGCTCGCCTCGGTGCCCCTGGCGATCGCATCATTATTATGGCCTATGCTCAGTTCTCGACCCAAGAGCTAGACGGATTTAGCCCTACAGTCGTTTTTGTCGATCATGACAATCAAATTACTGAGGTGCGGCCTGCCCAGCATGAACGGTCTAAAGCCCTTTGTGCGACCTAG
- the cysC gene encoding adenylyl-sulfate kinase, with protein sequence MKSSNVVWHESTITRQQREALNNHQSTILWFTGLSGAGKSTLAHAVEAKLHERGCRTFVVDGDNVRHGLCADLGFSDEDREENIRRVGEIAKLFNEAGIITLTAFISPFRADREKVRQLVPEGDFIEVYCQASLDVCEERDVKGLYKKARSGEIAHFTGISSPYEAPEKAELEVDTGSKSLEDCAAQVIDYLSTKGVLK encoded by the coding sequence ATGAAATCTTCGAACGTTGTTTGGCACGAAAGTACCATTACCCGGCAGCAGCGGGAAGCGCTCAATAATCACCAGAGCACCATCCTTTGGTTTACTGGACTATCAGGTGCGGGGAAATCGACGCTAGCCCATGCAGTGGAAGCCAAGCTGCATGAGCGGGGGTGTCGCACTTTTGTTGTAGATGGCGACAATGTCCGCCACGGTCTCTGCGCAGATTTAGGGTTTTCAGACGAGGACCGAGAAGAGAATATTCGTCGGGTCGGAGAAATTGCCAAGCTATTCAACGAAGCCGGTATTATTACGCTGACGGCCTTTATCTCACCCTTTCGGGCCGATCGCGAAAAGGTGAGACAGCTTGTACCAGAGGGAGATTTTATCGAGGTCTATTGTCAGGCCAGTTTAGATGTTTGCGAAGAGCGGGACGTCAAAGGTCTCTATAAAAAAGCCAGATCGGGGGAAATTGCCCATTTCACCGGCATTTCGTCCCCCTACGAAGCACCGGAAAAGGCAGAGCTTGAGGTTGATACGGGCAGCAAATCTTTAGAGGATTGCGCGGCTCAGGTTATCGACTATCTATCGACTAAAGGCGTGTTGAAGTAG